From a single Pseudomonas triticicola genomic region:
- the rsmG gene encoding 16S rRNA (guanine(527)-N(7))-methyltransferase RsmG, with the protein MSAKVTSQHAGELSTGARELGIDLTETQHELLLGYLALLIKWNQAYNLTAVRDPDEMVSRHLLDSLSVMSFIENGRWLDVGSGGGMPGIPLAILYPDSQVTCLDSNGKKTRFLTQVKLELKLDNLQVIHSRVEAFQPAQPFNGIISRAFSSMENFTNWTRHLGDADTRWLAMKGVHPADELVALPADFKLDSEHALAVPGCQGQRHLLILRRTA; encoded by the coding sequence TTGAGTGCCAAGGTCACTTCGCAACACGCCGGAGAGTTATCCACAGGAGCCCGCGAGCTCGGCATCGATCTCACAGAAACCCAGCACGAATTGTTGTTGGGTTATCTGGCCCTGTTGATCAAATGGAACCAGGCCTACAACCTGACCGCCGTGCGAGATCCGGACGAAATGGTTTCGCGGCACTTGCTCGATAGTCTCAGCGTGATGTCGTTTATCGAAAACGGTCGCTGGCTCGACGTTGGCAGTGGCGGTGGCATGCCTGGTATTCCGCTGGCAATCCTGTATCCGGACTCGCAAGTGACCTGTCTGGACAGCAACGGCAAGAAAACCCGCTTCCTGACTCAGGTCAAACTGGAGCTGAAGCTGGATAACCTGCAAGTTATCCACAGTCGCGTCGAAGCGTTCCAGCCTGCGCAGCCGTTCAACGGGATCATTTCCCGGGCATTCAGCAGCATGGAAAACTTCACCAACTGGACTCGCCACCTCGGCGATGCCGACACACGCTGGCTGGCAATGAAGGGCGTTCATCCGGCCGATGAGCTGGTAGCATTGCCGGCAGATTTCAAACTCGATAGCGAACACGCCCTGGCCGTCCCCGGTTGCCAAGGCCAACGCCATCTGCTGATACTGCGCCGCACGGCATGA
- a CDS encoding ParA family protein → MAKVFAIANQKGGVGKTTTCINLAASLVATKRRVLLIDLDPQGNATMGSGVDKHGLENSVYDLLIGECDLGQAMHFSEHGGYQLLPANRDLTAAEVVLLEMQMKESRLRSALAPIRDNYDYILIDCPPSLSMLTLNALVAADGVIIPMQCEYFALEGLSDLVDNIKRIAELLNPNLKVEGLLRTMYDPRLSLMNDVSAQLKEHFGDQLYDTVIPRNIRLAEAPSYGMPALAYDKQSRGALAYLALAGEMVRRQRKNSRIAAAQPT, encoded by the coding sequence ATGGCTAAGGTATTCGCGATAGCGAACCAGAAGGGTGGTGTGGGCAAAACCACCACCTGCATCAACCTCGCAGCATCCCTGGTCGCGACCAAGCGCCGGGTGCTGTTGATCGATCTCGATCCACAGGGCAACGCCACCATGGGTAGCGGTGTGGATAAACATGGTCTGGAAAACTCGGTCTACGATCTGCTGATCGGTGAATGCGACCTGGGCCAGGCCATGCACTTCTCCGAGCACGGCGGTTATCAACTGCTGCCGGCCAACCGTGATCTGACCGCAGCAGAAGTGGTGCTGCTGGAAATGCAGATGAAGGAAAGCCGTCTGCGCAGCGCGCTGGCGCCGATCCGTGACAACTACGATTACATTCTGATCGACTGCCCACCGTCGCTGTCGATGCTCACGCTCAACGCACTGGTCGCCGCTGACGGGGTGATTATCCCCATGCAGTGCGAATACTTTGCGCTGGAAGGTTTGAGCGACCTTGTGGATAACATCAAGCGCATCGCTGAACTGCTCAATCCGAACCTGAAAGTCGAAGGCCTGCTGCGCACCATGTACGACCCGCGCCTGAGCCTGATGAACGATGTTTCGGCGCAGCTCAAGGAACACTTCGGCGATCAGCTGTACGACACGGTGATCCCGCGCAACATTCGCCTGGCCGAAGCACCGAGCTACGGCATGCCGGCGCTGGCTTACGACAAGCAATCGCGTGGCGCGCTGGCCTATCTGGCTCTGGCAGGCGAGATGGTTCGTCGTCAGCGCAAAAATTCACGCATTGCTGCTGCTCAGCCAACTTAA
- a CDS encoding ParB/RepB/Spo0J family partition protein: MAVKKRGLGRGLDALLSGPTVSALEEQAAQADTRELQHLPLDLLQRGKYQPRRDMDPQALEELAQSIKAQGVMQPIVVRPVGGGRFEIIAGERRWRASQQAGQETIPAMVRDVPDETAIAIALIENIQREDLNPIEEAVALQRLQQEFQLTQQQVAEAVGKSRVTVANLLRLIALPEVIKTMLSHGDLEMGHARALLGLPDNQQVEGARHVVARGLTVRQTEALVRQWLSGKPEPVEAAKPDPDIARLEQRLAERLGSAVQIRHGKKGKGQLVIGYNSLDELQGVLAHIR, from the coding sequence ATGGCCGTCAAGAAACGAGGTCTCGGACGTGGACTGGATGCACTGCTGAGTGGTCCGACGGTCAGCGCGCTGGAAGAACAAGCCGCGCAGGCTGACACCCGCGAACTGCAACACCTGCCGCTGGACCTGCTGCAGCGCGGCAAATACCAGCCGCGCCGCGACATGGACCCGCAGGCCCTGGAAGAACTGGCGCAGTCGATCAAGGCCCAGGGCGTGATGCAGCCGATCGTGGTACGCCCGGTCGGCGGCGGTCGCTTCGAGATCATTGCCGGTGAACGCCGCTGGCGCGCGAGTCAGCAGGCCGGGCAGGAAACCATTCCGGCGATGGTCCGCGATGTGCCGGATGAAACCGCCATTGCGATTGCGCTGATCGAGAACATCCAGCGTGAAGACCTCAACCCGATCGAAGAAGCCGTCGCCTTGCAGCGCTTGCAGCAGGAATTCCAGCTGACTCAGCAGCAGGTTGCCGAGGCTGTGGGTAAGTCGCGGGTGACTGTGGCTAACCTGTTGCGACTTATTGCACTGCCTGAAGTGATCAAGACCATGCTGTCGCACGGTGACCTGGAAATGGGGCACGCACGTGCCTTGCTCGGTCTGCCGGACAATCAGCAGGTCGAAGGGGCGCGACATGTTGTCGCACGAGGGCTGACTGTGCGCCAAACCGAGGCACTGGTTCGCCAGTGGTTGAGTGGCAAACCGGAGCCTGTGGAAGCTGCAAAACCCGACCCGGACATCGCTCGCCTCGAGCAGCGTCTGGCCGAGCGCCTAGGCTCTGCGGTGCAGATTCGCCATGGCAAGAAGGGCAAAGGCCAATTGGTGATTGGTTATAACTCGCTCGACGAGCTTCAAGGTGTGCTCGCACACATCCGCTGA
- a CDS encoding F0F1 ATP synthase subunit I, with the protein METRTPNRLPFHRLAVFPVLMAQFVILLIAALALWQWHGVVAGYSGLCGGLIALLPNVYFAHRAFRFSGARAAQSIVRSFYAGEAGKLILTAVLFALVFAGVKPLAPIAVFGVFVLTQSVSWFAPLLMRTRLSRP; encoded by the coding sequence ATGGAAACCCGCACGCCAAACCGCTTGCCTTTCCATCGCCTGGCGGTTTTTCCGGTGTTGATGGCTCAATTTGTCATTCTGCTCATTGCCGCTTTGGCGCTCTGGCAATGGCATGGAGTCGTTGCCGGATACTCGGGACTTTGCGGAGGCCTGATAGCCTTGCTGCCCAATGTTTATTTCGCTCACAGGGCATTTCGGTTTTCCGGCGCCCGAGCAGCCCAGTCCATCGTCCGGTCATTTTATGCCGGCGAGGCAGGCAAACTTATTTTGACGGCAGTGCTGTTTGCACTGGTGTTCGCAGGTGTGAAGCCACTGGCGCCGATCGCAGTATTCGGCGTGTTCGTGCTGACGCAGTCGGTCAGCTGGTTCGCTCCCCTGCTGATGAGAACAAGACTTTCGAGACCTTAG
- the atpB gene encoding F0F1 ATP synthase subunit A produces MAETTASGYIQHHLQNLTFGQLPNGGWGFAHTAAEAKEMGFWAFHVDTLGWSVALGLIFVLLFRMAAKKATSGQPGALQNFVEVLVEFVDGSVKDSFHGRSPVIAPLALTIFVWVFLMNAVDLVPVDWIPQLAILISGDAHIPFRAVSTTDPNATLGMAFSVFALIIFYSIKVKGIGGFIGELTLHPFGSKNIFVQALLIPVNFLLEFVTLIAKPISLALRLFGNMYAGELVFILIAVMFGSGLLWLSGLGVVLQWAWAVFHILIITLQAFIFMMLTIVYLSMAHEENH; encoded by the coding sequence ATGGCAGAGACAACCGCTTCGGGCTATATCCAGCACCACTTGCAGAACCTGACTTTCGGTCAGCTACCCAACGGCGGCTGGGGCTTTGCCCACACCGCAGCAGAGGCCAAGGAAATGGGCTTCTGGGCTTTCCACGTCGATACCCTCGGCTGGTCGGTCGCGCTGGGTCTGATCTTCGTTCTTCTTTTCCGCATGGCGGCGAAGAAAGCGACGTCGGGTCAGCCGGGTGCCTTGCAGAACTTCGTTGAAGTATTGGTCGAATTCGTCGATGGCAGCGTGAAAGACAGCTTCCATGGCCGTAGCCCGGTGATTGCACCGCTGGCGCTGACCATCTTCGTCTGGGTGTTCCTGATGAACGCCGTCGACCTGGTACCGGTCGACTGGATTCCTCAGCTGGCCATCCTGATCTCCGGCGATGCCCACATCCCGTTCCGCGCCGTGTCGACTACCGACCCGAACGCGACTCTGGGCATGGCGTTCTCGGTGTTCGCACTGATCATTTTCTACAGCATCAAGGTCAAGGGCATCGGCGGCTTCATCGGCGAACTGACCCTGCACCCGTTCGGCAGCAAGAACATCTTCGTTCAGGCCCTGCTGATCCCGGTGAACTTCCTGCTGGAATTCGTCACCCTGATCGCCAAGCCGATCTCTCTGGCTCTGCGTCTGTTCGGCAACATGTATGCCGGCGAGCTGGTGTTCATTCTGATCGCTGTGATGTTCGGCAGCGGCCTGCTCTGGCTCAGCGGCCTGGGCGTTGTTCTGCAGTGGGCGTGGGCTGTATTCCACATCCTGATCATCACCCTGCAGGCGTTCATCTTCATGATGCTGACCATCGTCTACCTGTCGATGGCGCACGAAGAAAACCATTAA
- the atpE gene encoding F0F1 ATP synthase subunit C: METVVGLTAIAVALLIGLGALGTAIGFGLLGGKFLEGAARQPEMVPMLQVKMFIVAGLLDAVTMIGVGIALFFTFANPFVGQIAG, from the coding sequence ATGGAAACTGTAGTTGGTCTAACCGCTATCGCTGTTGCACTGTTGATCGGCCTGGGCGCACTGGGTACCGCAATTGGTTTCGGCCTGCTGGGCGGCAAGTTCCTGGAAGGCGCAGCGCGTCAGCCAGAAATGGTTCCAATGCTGCAAGTGAAAATGTTCATCGTTGCCGGTCTGCTCGACGCCGTAACCATGATCGGTGTTGGTATCGCTCTGTTCTTCACCTTTGCGAACCCGTTCGTTGGTCAGATCGCTGGCTGA
- a CDS encoding F0F1 ATP synthase subunit B: MNINATLIGQSVAFLIFVLFCMKYVWPPVIAALHERQKKIADGLDAASRAARDLELAQEKAGQQLREAKAQAAEIIEQAKKRGNQIVEEAVEKARIDADRVKVQAQAEIEQELNSVKDKLRAQVGLLAVGGAEKILGATIDQNAHAELVNQLAAEI, translated from the coding sequence GTGAACATTAATGCGACCCTGATTGGCCAGTCCGTTGCGTTCCTGATTTTTGTACTGTTTTGCATGAAGTATGTATGGCCTCCGGTCATCGCTGCTCTGCACGAACGTCAAAAGAAGATCGCTGATGGTCTGGACGCTGCCAGCCGTGCAGCTCGCGACCTGGAGTTGGCCCAAGAGAAAGCGGGTCAGCAACTGCGCGAAGCGAAAGCTCAGGCAGCTGAAATCATCGAGCAAGCCAAGAAACGCGGTAACCAGATTGTCGAAGAGGCTGTTGAAAAAGCCCGTATCGACGCTGACCGTGTGAAGGTTCAGGCTCAAGCCGAGATCGAACAGGAACTGAACAGCGTCAAAGACAAGCTGCGTGCCCAAGTGGGCTTGCTGGCTGTTGGCGGCGCCGAGAAGATCCTGGGTGCCACAATCGATCAAAACGCGCACGCAGAGCTGGTTAACCAACTGGCTGCTGAAATCTAA
- a CDS encoding F0F1 ATP synthase subunit delta gives MAELTTLARPYAKAAFEHAQAHQQLANWSAMLGLAAAVSQDDTLQRVLKAPRLTSAEKAATFIDVCGDKFDEKARNFINVVAENDRLLLLPEIAALFDLYKAEQEKSVDVEVTSAFALNQEQQDKLAKVLSARLNREVRLQVAEDAALIGGVVIRAGDLVIDGSIRGKIAKLAEALKS, from the coding sequence ATGGCAGAACTGACCACGTTGGCCCGACCTTACGCTAAGGCGGCCTTCGAGCACGCTCAGGCCCACCAGCAACTGGCCAATTGGTCAGCCATGCTCGGCCTGGCAGCAGCGGTGTCGCAAGACGACACCCTGCAGCGCGTGCTCAAGGCCCCGCGACTGACGAGCGCAGAAAAGGCCGCCACGTTCATTGACGTGTGCGGCGACAAGTTTGATGAAAAGGCACGCAATTTCATCAACGTCGTTGCCGAAAACGACCGTCTCCTGCTTCTGCCGGAGATCGCCGCTCTGTTCGACCTGTACAAGGCCGAACAAGAGAAATCGGTAGACGTTGAAGTGACCAGTGCATTTGCATTGAACCAAGAACAGCAAGACAAACTCGCCAAGGTTCTCAGTGCACGACTCAACCGGGAAGTGCGCCTGCAAGTTGCGGAGGACGCTGCCTTGATTGGTGGTGTCGTGATCCGCGCCGGCGACCTGGTTATCGATGGCTCGATTCGCGGCAAAATCGCGAAACTTGCCGAAGCATTGAAATCTTGA
- the atpA gene encoding F0F1 ATP synthase subunit alpha, producing the protein MQQLNPSEISEIIKGRIDKLDVTSQARNEGTVVSVSDGIVRIHGLADVMYGEMIEFPGGVYGMALNLEQDSVGAVVLGSYQSLAEGMSAKCTGRILEVPVGKELLGRVVDALGNPVDGKGPLGNTETDAVEKVAPGVIWRKSVDQPVQTGYKAVDAMIPVGRGQRELIIGDRQIGKTALAIDAIINQKDSGIFCVYVAIGQKQSTIANVVRKLEENGALANTIIVAASASESPALQFLAPYSGCTMGEFFRDRGEDALIVYDDLSKQAVAYRQISLLLRRPPGREAYPGDVFYLHSRLLERASRVSEEYVEKFTNGAVTGKTGSLTALPIIETQAGDVSAFVPTNVISITDGQIFLESAMFNSGIRPAVNAGVSVSRVGGAAQTKIIKKLSGGIRTALAQYRELAAFAQFASDLDEATRKQLEHGQRVTELMKQKQYAPMSIADMALSLYAAERGFLTDIEIAKVGSFEQALIAFFNRDHADLMAKINVKGDFNDEIDAGMKAGIEKFKATQTW; encoded by the coding sequence ATGCAGCAACTCAATCCTTCCGAAATAAGTGAAATTATCAAGGGCCGCATCGACAAGCTCGATGTGACCTCCCAAGCCCGTAACGAAGGCACTGTCGTCAGCGTATCTGACGGCATCGTGCGGATTCACGGTCTGGCCGACGTCATGTACGGCGAGATGATCGAGTTTCCGGGCGGCGTCTACGGTATGGCCCTCAACCTGGAGCAGGACTCCGTAGGTGCCGTGGTATTGGGCTCCTACCAGTCGCTGGCTGAAGGCATGAGCGCCAAGTGCACCGGCCGCATCCTCGAAGTTCCTGTTGGTAAGGAATTGCTGGGCCGCGTAGTCGATGCTCTGGGTAACCCTGTTGATGGCAAAGGTCCACTGGGCAACACCGAGACCGACGCGGTCGAGAAAGTTGCTCCAGGCGTGATCTGGCGTAAGTCGGTAGACCAGCCTGTACAGACTGGCTACAAGGCTGTCGATGCCATGATCCCTGTCGGCCGTGGCCAGCGTGAGCTGATCATCGGTGACCGTCAGATCGGTAAAACCGCTCTGGCGATCGACGCGATCATCAACCAGAAAGACAGCGGCATTTTCTGCGTCTACGTAGCCATCGGTCAGAAGCAATCGACTATCGCCAACGTGGTTCGCAAGCTGGAAGAAAACGGCGCCCTGGCCAACACGATCATCGTGGCTGCCAGTGCTTCGGAATCTCCTGCGCTGCAATTCCTGGCACCGTACTCCGGTTGCACCATGGGTGAATTCTTCCGCGACCGCGGTGAAGACGCGCTGATCGTTTATGACGATCTGTCCAAGCAGGCAGTGGCTTACCGCCAGATTTCCCTGCTGCTGCGCCGTCCACCAGGCCGTGAAGCTTACCCAGGCGACGTGTTCTATCTCCACTCCCGTCTGCTGGAGCGCGCATCCCGCGTTTCGGAAGAATACGTAGAGAAGTTCACCAACGGCGCAGTGACCGGCAAAACCGGTTCCCTGACCGCACTGCCGATCATCGAAACCCAGGCTGGCGACGTTTCCGCGTTCGTTCCGACCAACGTGATTTCCATCACCGACGGTCAGATCTTCCTGGAATCGGCCATGTTCAACTCGGGCATCCGCCCTGCAGTGAACGCCGGTGTTTCGGTATCCCGTGTGGGTGGTGCCGCTCAGACCAAGATCATCAAGAAGCTCTCCGGTGGTATCCGTACCGCTCTGGCTCAGTACCGTGAACTGGCGGCATTCGCCCAGTTCGCTTCTGACCTGGACGAAGCGACCCGCAAGCAACTTGAGCATGGTCAGCGCGTTACCGAGCTGATGAAGCAGAAGCAATACGCACCAATGTCGATCGCTGACATGGCGCTGTCGCTGTATGCCGCTGAGCGTGGGTTCCTGACTGACATTGAAATCGCCAAGGTCGGCAGCTTCGAACAAGCGCTGATCGCTTTCTTCAACCGCGATCACGCCGATTTGATGGCCAAGATCAACGTTAAAGGTGACTTCAATGACGAAATCGACGCTGGCATGAAAGCCGGTATCGAGAAGTTCAAGGCCACCCAAACCTGGTAA
- the atpG gene encoding F0F1 ATP synthase subunit gamma yields MAGAKEIRSKIASIKSTQKITSAMEKVAVSKMRKAQMRMAASRPYAERIRQVIGHLANANPEYRHPFMIDREIKRVGYVVVSSDRGLCGGLNTNLFKALVKDMAVNRENGVEIDLCVVGSKGAAFFRNFGGNVVAAISHLGEEPSINDLIGSVKVMLDAYLDGRIDRLSVVSNKFINTMTQQPTVEQLIPLVATPDQDLKHHWDYLYEPDAKELLDGLMVRYVESQVYQAVVENNAAEQAARMIAMKNATDNAGDLISDLQLIYNKARQAAITQEISEIVGGAAAV; encoded by the coding sequence ATGGCAGGCGCAAAAGAGATTCGCAGTAAGATTGCGAGCATCAAAAGCACGCAAAAGATTACCAGCGCCATGGAAAAAGTGGCGGTCAGCAAAATGCGCAAGGCACAAATGCGTATGGCTGCTAGCCGTCCTTATGCGGAGCGTATCCGCCAGGTAATTGGGCATCTGGCCAACGCCAACCCGGAATACCGCCACCCGTTCATGATCGACCGCGAAATCAAGCGCGTCGGTTATGTCGTCGTGAGCAGTGACCGTGGTCTGTGCGGCGGCTTGAACACCAACCTGTTCAAGGCCCTGGTCAAGGACATGGCGGTAAACCGCGAAAACGGCGTCGAGATTGATCTGTGTGTAGTCGGTAGCAAGGGTGCGGCCTTTTTCCGCAACTTCGGCGGTAACGTCGTTGCAGCTATCAGCCACCTGGGTGAAGAGCCGTCGATCAATGATCTGATCGGCAGCGTCAAGGTGATGCTGGATGCCTACCTGGACGGCCGTATCGACCGCCTGTCCGTGGTGTCCAACAAGTTCATCAACACCATGACGCAACAGCCTACCGTGGAGCAGTTGATTCCACTGGTGGCAACCCCGGATCAGGATCTCAAGCACCACTGGGACTATCTCTACGAACCGGACGCCAAAGAGCTGCTTGACGGCTTGATGGTCCGTTACGTCGAGTCGCAGGTCTACCAGGCGGTGGTCGAGAACAACGCGGCTGAACAGGCTGCGCGGATGATCGCGATGAAGAACGCTACCGACAACGCCGGTGATTTGATCAGCGATTTGCAGCTGATCTACAACAAGGCGCGTCAGGCTGCGATCACCCAAGAGATCTCGGAAATCGTCGGCGGCGCTGCCGCGGTTTAA
- the atpD gene encoding F0F1 ATP synthase subunit beta, giving the protein MSSGRIVQIIGAVIDVEFPRDSVPSIYNALTVQSAAATTLEVQQQLGDGVVRTIAMGSTEGLKRGLEVTDSGAAISVPVGKATLGRIMDVLGNPIDEAGPIDTEERWGIHRAAPSFAEQAGGNDLLETGIKVIDLVCPFAKGGKVGLFGGAGVGKTVNMMELIRNIAIEHSGYSVFAGVGERTREGNDFYHEMKDSNVLDKVALVYGQMNEPPGNRLRVALTGLTMAEKFRDEGNDVLLFVDNIYRYTLAGTEVSALLGRMPSAVGYQPTLAEEMGVLQERITSTKEGSITSIQAVYVPADDLTDPSPATTFAHLDATVVLSRDIASLGIYPAVDPLDSTSRQLDPNVIGQDHYDTARGVQYVLQRYKELKDIIAILGMDELSEADKQLVNRARKIQRFLSQPFFVAEVFTGASGKYVSLKDTIAGFKGILNGDYDHLPEQAFYMVGGIEEAIEKAKKL; this is encoded by the coding sequence ATGAGTAGCGGACGTATCGTTCAAATCATCGGCGCCGTTATCGACGTGGAATTTCCACGCGACAGCGTACCGAGCATCTACAACGCGCTGACTGTACAAAGCGCGGCCGCAACCACCCTGGAAGTTCAGCAGCAGCTGGGCGACGGCGTGGTGCGTACCATTGCGATGGGTTCCACCGAGGGCTTGAAGCGCGGTCTGGAAGTCACCGACTCTGGCGCAGCCATCTCCGTACCGGTCGGTAAAGCGACCCTGGGCCGGATCATGGACGTCCTCGGTAACCCGATCGACGAAGCTGGCCCGATCGACACCGAAGAGCGCTGGGGCATTCACCGCGCAGCACCTTCGTTCGCCGAGCAAGCAGGCGGCAACGACCTGCTGGAAACCGGCATCAAGGTTATCGACCTGGTCTGCCCGTTCGCCAAGGGCGGTAAAGTCGGTCTGTTCGGTGGTGCCGGTGTAGGCAAAACCGTAAACATGATGGAACTGATCCGTAACATCGCCATCGAGCACAGCGGTTATTCCGTGTTCGCCGGTGTGGGTGAGCGTACTCGTGAGGGTAACGACTTCTACCACGAGATGAAGGACTCCAACGTTCTGGACAAAGTGGCACTGGTTTACGGTCAGATGAACGAGCCGCCGGGAAACCGTCTGCGCGTAGCACTGACCGGCCTGACCATGGCCGAGAAGTTCCGTGACGAAGGTAACGACGTTCTGCTGTTCGTCGACAACATCTATCGTTACACCCTGGCCGGTACTGAAGTATCCGCACTGCTGGGCCGTATGCCTTCGGCAGTAGGTTACCAGCCGACCCTGGCTGAAGAGATGGGCGTTCTGCAGGAACGTATCACTTCGACCAAGGAAGGTTCGATCACCTCGATCCAAGCGGTATACGTACCTGCGGACGACTTGACCGACCCGTCGCCAGCGACCACCTTCGCCCACTTGGACGCCACCGTCGTTCTGTCCCGTGACATCGCTTCCCTGGGTATCTACCCGGCGGTAGATCCACTGGATTCGACTTCGCGTCAGCTGGACCCGAACGTGATCGGTCAGGACCACTACGACACCGCTCGCGGCGTTCAGTATGTTCTGCAGCGTTACAAAGAGCTGAAAGACATCATCGCGATCCTGGGTATGGACGAGCTGTCGGAAGCCGACAAACAGTTGGTTAACCGTGCTCGTAAGATCCAGCGCTTCTTGTCGCAGCCGTTCTTCGTGGCTGAAGTCTTCACCGGTGCTTCGGGTAAATACGTTTCCCTGAAAGACACCATTGCTGGCTTCAAAGGCATCCTCAACGGTGACTACGACCACCTGCCAGAACAAGCGTTCTACATGGTTGGCGGCATCGAAGAAGCGATCGAGAAAGCCAAGAAACTGTAA
- a CDS encoding F0F1 ATP synthase subunit epsilon, translating to MAMTVHCDIVSAEGEIFSGLVEMVIAHGALGDLGIALGHAPLITNLKPGPIRLIKQGGEAEVFYISGGFLEVQPNMVKVLADTVQRAADLDEAQAQAALKAAENALNEKGADFDYGAAATRLAEAAAQLRTVQQIRKKFGG from the coding sequence ATGGCTATGACAGTCCATTGCGATATCGTCAGCGCGGAAGGGGAAATCTTTTCCGGCCTGGTCGAGATGGTGATTGCGCACGGTGCACTGGGTGATCTTGGTATCGCTCTGGGTCACGCGCCGCTGATCACTAATCTCAAGCCGGGTCCGATCCGCCTGATCAAGCAAGGCGGGGAAGCCGAGGTGTTCTACATCTCCGGTGGTTTCCTCGAGGTTCAGCCGAACATGGTCAAGGTACTTGCCGATACCGTGCAACGTGCCGCCGACCTGGATGAAGCTCAGGCTCAGGCAGCTCTCAAGGCTGCCGAGAATGCCCTGAACGAAAAAGGCGCGGACTTCGATTACGGCGCCGCTGCCACACGTCTGGCCGAGGCTGCAGCCCAGCTGCGCACCGTCCAGCAGATCCGCAAGAAGTTTGGCGGTTAA
- the glmU gene encoding bifunctional UDP-N-acetylglucosamine diphosphorylase/glucosamine-1-phosphate N-acetyltransferase GlmU, giving the protein MSLEIVILAAGQGTRMRSALPKVLHPIAGNSMLGHVIHSARQLDPQRIHVVIGHGADVVRERLAADDLNFVLQDKQLGTGHATAQAVPFIDADTVLILYGDVPLIEVETLQRLLKHVVPGQMGLLTVELDDPTGYGRIVRDADGKVAAIVEHKDASEAQRAITEGNTGILAVPADRLADWMSRLSNNNAQGEYYLTDVIEMAVSDGLVVATEQPHDPMEVQGANDRKQLSELERHYQLRAGRRLMAQGVTLRDPARFDVRGEVSVGRDVLIDINVILEGKVIIEDEVQIGPNCVIKDSTLRKGVVIKANSHIEGAILGEGSDAGPFARLRPGTVLEARAHVGNFVELKNAHMGEGAKAGHLTYLGDAEIGARTNIGAGTITCNYDGANKWKTVLGADVFIGSNNSLVAPVDISNGATTAAGSTITQNVDNAQLAVGRARQKNIDGWKRPVKIIKS; this is encoded by the coding sequence ATGTCTCTCGAAATCGTTATCCTCGCGGCCGGTCAAGGCACTCGCATGCGCTCGGCGCTGCCCAAAGTGCTGCACCCGATTGCCGGCAACTCCATGCTCGGCCATGTTATCCACAGCGCTCGGCAACTTGATCCACAGCGCATCCATGTAGTGATCGGTCACGGTGCCGATGTGGTGCGTGAGCGTCTGGCAGCCGATGATCTGAATTTCGTGTTGCAGGACAAGCAACTGGGCACCGGCCATGCCACCGCCCAAGCGGTGCCGTTCATCGATGCCGACACTGTGCTGATCCTCTACGGTGATGTACCGCTGATCGAAGTCGAAACCCTGCAACGTCTGCTCAAGCATGTCGTGCCGGGCCAGATGGGTTTGCTCACTGTCGAGCTGGATGACCCGACCGGTTACGGCCGCATCGTGCGTGATGCTGACGGCAAGGTCGCGGCGATCGTCGAGCACAAAGACGCCAGCGAAGCGCAACGTGCGATCACCGAAGGCAACACCGGCATCCTCGCTGTGCCGGCCGATCGTCTGGCTGACTGGATGAGTCGCCTCTCGAACAACAACGCGCAGGGCGAGTACTACCTCACCGACGTGATCGAAATGGCGGTCAGCGATGGTTTGGTCGTGGCTACCGAACAACCGCACGACCCGATGGAAGTGCAGGGCGCCAATGATCGCAAGCAGCTCTCTGAACTGGAGCGTCATTACCAGTTGCGCGCCGGCCGTCGCCTGATGGCTCAAGGCGTGACCCTGCGTGACCCGGCGCGTTTCGATGTGCGTGGCGAAGTCAGCGTAGGCCGCGATGTGCTGATCGACATCAACGTGATCCTCGAAGGCAAGGTGATCATTGAAGACGAAGTACAGATCGGCCCGAACTGCGTGATCAAGGACAGTACCCTGCGCAAAGGCGTGGTGATCAAAGCCAACAGTCATATCGAAGGCGCCATTCTCGGCGAAGGCAGCGACGCAGGTCCCTTCGCGCGTTTGCGTCCTGGCACTGTGCTCGAAGCGCGCGCTCATGTGGGTAACTTCGTCGAGCTCAAAAACGCCCACATGGGCGAGGGTGCCAAGGCTGGCCATCTGACCTATCTGGGCGATGCTGAAATCGGCGCACGCACCAACATCGGCGCCGGCACCATCACCTGCAACTACGATGGCGCCAACAAGTGGAAAACTGTTTTGGGCGCTGATGTATTCATCGGTTCCAACAACTCGCTGGTTGCCCCTGTGGATATCTCCAACGGTGCGACCACCGCAGCCGGCTCGACCATCACGCAAAATGTGGATAACGCTCAGCTGGCGGTTGGCCGAGCCCGTCAGAAGAATATCGACGGCTGGAAGCGTCCGGTAAAGATCATAAAATCCTGA